In Eupeodes corollae chromosome 3, idEupCoro1.1, whole genome shotgun sequence, a single genomic region encodes these proteins:
- the LOC129949100 gene encoding electron transfer flavoprotein beta subunit lysine methyltransferase-like, whose translation MTRIYSKLFSVLNNQKFNLSCPKFSNLVQRIEANTKVSRAHLTPEIALRLITPECRLFHEPVTAESDKVFENDPFWGFYWPGGQALSRFILDNTSLVKSKNVLDIGSGCGASSIAAMMCKAKSVIANDIDSIASVAAQMNATLNGVQIETNEQNLIGNLIIEADIILLGDLFYDADFADILLPWLDELHARGKLIFIGDPGRHGLTENRLKFMKKMATYELTENCCIENNGFKNVHVWKFR comes from the exons GTTTTCAAATTTGGTCCAGCGAATCGAAGCAAATACAAAAGTATCTAGAGCCCATCTGACTCCTGAAATAGCACTCAGATTGATAACACCTGAGTGTCGTTTATTCCATGAACCTGTTACAGCAGAAAGTGATAAAGTCTTCGAAAATGATCCTTTTTGGGGGTTCTATTGGCCTGGCGGACAAGCACTGAGCAG ATTCATCCTGGACAACACTAGCCTGGTCAAATCAAAGAATGTCCTCGACATTGGAAGTGGATGTGGAGCATCATCAATAGCAGCAATGATGTGTAAAGCTAAATCCGTCATAGCAAACGATATTGATTCAA TTGCTTCAGTTGCTGCCCAAATGAATGCCACTCTCAATGGAGTACAAATCGAAACCAACGAACaaaatctaattggaaatttaattattgaggcggatattattttattaggaGATCTATTTTATGATGCCGACTTTGCAGACATTTTGTTACCATGGTTGGATGAGTTGCATGCTCGAGGGAAATTGATTTTCATTGGTGATCCCGGGAGACATGGATTGACTGAAAAtcgtttgaaatttatgaagaaaatgGCAACTTACGAATTGACTGAGAATTGTTGTATCGAAAATAAtggctttaaaaatgttcacgTTTGGAAATTTAGATGA